The genomic region AGCCGGAGGAGAACCACTCCAACTGGGACTCCGAGGCATGAAGCGCCCCCGCGAGCGTCGGCAACGCGATCGAGAGCACGGTTCCGTCGATACCCACGGCGAGCACACTCAAGCTGACCGCGGCGAGCGCCAGCCACCTGCGTCGTTCCACAAACATGACAGTAACCTCCTTTTAGAGGGTACCCCCTTTGTGGAGGTAACTGTCACAATTGCGGGAAACCGTTGCCGTTCAGCGCTCGACGACCACCTTGCCGACGGTGCGGCCCGATTCCACGAGCCGATGCGCTTCACGGAAGGCGGCGGCATCCCACCCCCGCAGCGTGGTCTGCAGCGTGGTCGTGATGCGTCCGGCGTCGACGAGGTCGGCGACGGCATCCAGCAGCTCGTGCTGCTTCACCATGTCGGGCGTGCGCTGCACTGGCCTGGTGAACATGAACTCCCAGTGCCAGCTGAGGCTCTTGGGCTTGAACGTGTCGAGATCGATCTGCTGCGCGTTGTCGATGGCGACCACGCCACCGAACGGCTTCAGCAGGCGCGCGAAGTCTTCGCTGCGACCGGCGCTGTGCGCGGAGAAGATCCAGTCGACGCCGTCGGGCTCCGCCGCCAGCGTGTCGCCCACCAGGTCGCCATGGTGGTTCGCCACGGCGGAGGCGCCCAGCGATCGCACCCACTGCGCGTTCTCGGGGTTGGATGCCGTCGCCACCGTGCGCACGCCGGGCAGCAGCTCGCGCACGAGCTGCAGCAGGATGGAGCCGACGCCTCCCGTGGCGCCGACGACGAGCAGCGCGCCCTCGCTCGAGGCGTCCAGGCGCAGCTTGTCGAACAGCGACTCCCACGCCGTGATGGTCGTCAGCGGCAACGCGGCGGCCTCGGCGAAGCCGAGCGAGGAGGGCTTGCGGCCCACGATGCGCTCGTCGACGAGCTGCAGGTCGGCATCCGACCCCTGCCGGTCGAGCTGACCGGCCCACCAGACTTCGTCGCCGGGCCGGAACAGCGTGACCGCGGAGCCGATGGCACGCACCACGCCGGCACCGTCGAACCCGAGCACGCGCGGCGCAGCGAGCGCGGGGCTCGACGCACGCTGCTTGACGTCGACGGGATTCACGGATGCCGCGCGCACCTCGATCAGCAGATCGTGCGGCGCAGGCACGGGGTCGGGCAGTTCCACATCGACGAGGCTGCGCTCGTCGTCGACGGGCAGTCCCTCTGTCAGTGCGATCGCGTGCATCGGCATCCCTTCTGCGTCAGCTCTCGTGCATCGGGCTTCTCGGCGTCAGACCAGGCGCGGCTCGATGCCCCACGCGGTCTTCATGGTCTCCCCCGTCGCCAGCCACGACAGGCCTTGCGATGAGTTGAGCGCGTCGGCCGGCGCCGTCATCGGCTCGATCGCCACGGCGACCTCGCCGGCAGGCAACGTCGCGAACGATCGGTGGGTGAACGCCTGCACGTAGCCGTATGACGTGTCGGCCCAGAGCACAACGGAGCGTCCGTCGGGCGCCGTCAACGAGTGCTCGGCGCGACCGCCGCGATGCATCACACCGCCGAAGCCGTCGTCGAGCTGCAGGTCGCCCACCCTGCGACCGTTGCGCAGGTCGAACTCCGTGCCGTGCACGGGATGCTCGCCCACCACGTTCATGCGCTCGTCCACCTCGAAGTGCGTGGTCGCCTCGAGCTGCAGCACGAGGTCTTCTGTGGGCACGCCGCCGATCTTGAGGTAGGGATGCGCGCCGATCGCGACCGGGGCATCCTTGGCTCCCGCGTTGGTCACCGTGTGCTCCACCATGAGCCCGTCAGCGGTGAGGGTGTACCGCACGCTCGTGTCGAGCAGAAACGGATATCCCGGCTGCGGATAGACGGTGGCCGACAGCGTCACCGAGTTCTTCGTGCGCATCACGAGAAGGTAGGGCGTGTAGCGCAGCAGACCGTGGATAGCGTTGCCGCGCGCCGGCTCCGTGACCGCCAGCTTCTGCTCGCTCACCGACCCCGACTCGTCGCGCCACCACCAGGTGGCGTTCGCCACCCGGTTCGGCCAGGGCACGAGCACGATGCCGCACCCGGAGGGCGTGGCCAGCGATTCGTCGTAGGGCTCCGTGACGTCGATGCCGCCGACCGAGTACGAGCGGATGCCCGCGGCCAGCTGCGTGATCGTCACGCGCGCCTGACCCGCCGGGGTGTCGCAGGCGAGCTCGTACTGGTCTCCCGTTGGTGCGCGCATGGCACCAGCC from Humibacter ginsenosidimutans harbors:
- a CDS encoding aldose 1-epimerase family protein, whose protein sequence is MRAPTGDQYELACDTPAGQARVTITQLAAGIRSYSVGGIDVTEPYDESLATPSGCGIVLVPWPNRVANATWWWRDESGSVSEQKLAVTEPARGNAIHGLLRYTPYLLVMRTKNSVTLSATVYPQPGYPFLLDTSVRYTLTADGLMVEHTVTNAGAKDAPVAIGAHPYLKIGGVPTEDLVLQLEATTHFEVDERMNVVGEHPVHGTEFDLRNGRRVGDLQLDDGFGGVMHRGGRAEHSLTAPDGRSVVLWADTSYGYVQAFTHRSFATLPAGEVAVAIEPMTAPADALNSSQGLSWLATGETMKTAWGIEPRLV
- a CDS encoding zinc-binding alcohol dehydrogenase family protein; translated protein: MHAIALTEGLPVDDERSLVDVELPDPVPAPHDLLIEVRAASVNPVDVKQRASSPALAAPRVLGFDGAGVVRAIGSAVTLFRPGDEVWWAGQLDRQGSDADLQLVDERIVGRKPSSLGFAEAAALPLTTITAWESLFDKLRLDASSEGALLVVGATGGVGSILLQLVRELLPGVRTVATASNPENAQWVRSLGASAVANHHGDLVGDTLAAEPDGVDWIFSAHSAGRSEDFARLLKPFGGVVAIDNAQQIDLDTFKPKSLSWHWEFMFTRPVQRTPDMVKQHELLDAVADLVDAGRITTTLQTTLRGWDAAAFREAHRLVESGRTVGKVVVER